One genomic segment of Flavobacteriaceae bacterium includes these proteins:
- a CDS encoding IS982 family transposase, with translation MDKVTDIFCSIDDFCQVFEPALQKRLISEGKKKRKRVFTMSTSEILTITVLFHTSGIRTFKHFYLFYLQKHLTKEFPNTVSYNRFVELMQSNMLPLIIYMKTCCLGQCTGISFIDSTPLRVCNKKRIRNNKVFKGLATTGKSTMGWFHGFKLHILINDKGELLNFIITQANVDDRTPIKEHNFLKEIVGSLYDDKGYISKEITQMLFDDGLHLVTSIKNNMKNMLITMRDKILLRKRSVIETINDQLKNISQAEHSRHRSFGNFITNLVASLIAYSFQEKKPAIKFDNQNSTQLELFC, from the coding sequence ATAGATAAAGTTACTGATATTTTTTGTTCCATTGATGATTTTTGTCAAGTTTTTGAACCAGCTTTACAAAAAAGGCTCATTTCTGAAGGAAAAAAGAAAAGAAAACGAGTTTTTACAATGTCGACCAGTGAAATTTTAACCATAACTGTACTGTTCCATACTAGCGGTATTAGAACTTTCAAACATTTCTACCTTTTTTATCTTCAAAAGCATCTAACAAAAGAGTTTCCTAATACTGTTTCCTATAATCGCTTTGTAGAATTGATGCAATCTAACATGCTTCCTTTAATAATCTATATGAAAACTTGTTGTTTGGGACAATGTACAGGTATTTCATTTATAGATTCTACGCCTTTGAGAGTTTGCAACAAAAAGAGGATTAGAAACAATAAAGTATTCAAAGGTCTTGCAACTACAGGGAAGTCTACTATGGGGTGGTTTCACGGTTTCAAACTTCATATTTTAATCAATGATAAAGGCGAACTTCTCAACTTTATTATTACTCAAGCCAATGTCGATGACAGAACTCCTATTAAGGAACATAATTTTCTCAAAGAAATAGTTGGAAGTTTATATGACGATAAAGGCTATATCTCTAAGGAAATTACTCAAATGCTTTTTGATGACGGATTACATTTAGTAACTAGCATTAAGAACAATATGAAAAATATGCTAATCACAATGCGTGATAAAATACTTTTGAGAAAACGTTCTGTTATAGAAACCATTAATGATCAACTTAAAAATATAAGTCAAGCAGAACATTCCAGGCATAGAAGTTTTGGAAATTTCATAACAAACCTAGTCGCAAGTCTTATTGCTTATTCTTTTCAAGAAAAGAAACCAGCTATCAAATTTGACAATCAAAATTCTACACAATTAGAACTCTTTTGCTAA
- a CDS encoding restriction endonuclease — MSSIQILSNLNYPIGKVINQELQNSIDTQIAVAFLKYTGIKVIEKSLKTSLNNDGKFEIITGLDFKTTDPKSILYFINLKKLHPNLKFYCYGDRKSNKTSIVFHPKIYLFNNGKETTSIVGSANMTGGGLLTNFEVNTIFNEKKPIYNSQLKAIYNSIKFTDSVFEPNEEYLSGYSDVFKAFTKNENQTLKDKGLKKTIKDIEEKEKELPGTIPSIKSMIVDFINEQIKKDIQTVTIPEIYEALLERVKSEEMEDKYKIETFRNSIRGELNHHELNSNSSNGMKLFERVDRGNYTLTANGKIYKGR, encoded by the coding sequence ATGAGTTCAATTCAAATATTATCAAATTTAAATTATCCAATAGGAAAAGTAATTAATCAAGAATTACAGAATTCTATTGACACACAAATAGCAGTTGCATTTTTAAAATATACGGGTATTAAAGTCATTGAAAAATCTTTAAAAACTTCTCTAAATAATGATGGTAAGTTTGAAATAATTACTGGACTTGATTTTAAAACCACAGATCCTAAATCTATATTATATTTTATCAATCTAAAAAAACTACATCCAAATTTAAAATTTTACTGTTACGGAGATAGAAAATCAAACAAAACAAGTATAGTTTTTCACCCAAAAATATATCTTTTTAATAATGGTAAAGAAACAACGTCTATTGTCGGTAGTGCGAATATGACAGGTGGTGGTTTACTCACTAATTTTGAAGTCAATACAATTTTTAACGAAAAGAAACCGATTTATAATTCTCAATTAAAAGCTATTTACAATTCTATAAAATTCACAGATAGTGTTTTCGAACCAAATGAAGAATATTTAAGCGGATACTCAGATGTTTTCAAAGCTTTTACAAAAAATGAAAATCAAACCTTGAAAGATAAAGGTTTAAAAAAAACGATTAAGGATATAGAGGAAAAAGAAAAAGAACTTCCCGGAACTATTCCTTCTATAAAATCGATGATTGTTGATTTTATAAACGAACAAATCAAAAAAGACATTCAAACAGTAACGATACCTGAAATTTATGAAGCATTATTGGAAAGAGTAAAATCAGAAGAAATGGAAGATAAATATAAAATAGAAACATTCCGAAACTCAATCAGAGGTGAGTTAAATCATCACGAGTTAAACAGTAATTCATCAAATGGGATGAAACTTTTTGAAAGAGTTGATAGAGGGAATTATACACTAACTGCAAACGGTAAAATTTATAAAGGAAGATAG
- a CDS encoding DNA-binding protein, translating to MLDKISLTLCHSKCSKSTFIDIFSGTAIVAKEAMKMYKSVVLNDILYSNNIAYQAFFKNKKWDSKKLIDIVNEYNTLSPKNIKENYFSKNFGGKFYEKDVSKLIGHIRQDIENQKNKLNSKEYAILLTSLIYTIDRLANTVGHFDAYIKKPIAKRPLNFRLIQTEDFAGTKIYREDSNKLVKKLKGDIAYIDPPYNSRQYSRFYHIYENLVQWEKPKLYGVALKPEPENMSKYCTVKAKGAFKDLAENLDVKYFAVSYNNTYKPKSKSSANKIEYHEIVEILNNVGKTKIFHTIYEIKGIKYKESLLITEK from the coding sequence ATTTTAGATAAAATTAGCTTAACTCTTTGTCACTCTAAATGTAGCAAGTCCACTTTTATAGACATCTTTTCGGGAACAGCAATCGTAGCAAAAGAGGCAATGAAAATGTATAAAAGTGTTGTATTAAACGATATTTTATATTCAAATAATATCGCTTATCAAGCATTTTTTAAAAACAAAAAATGGGACTCAAAAAAACTAATTGATATTGTTAATGAATACAATACATTAAGTCCAAAAAATATTAAGGAAAACTATTTTTCTAAAAATTTTGGTGGAAAATTTTATGAAAAAGACGTTTCAAAATTAATCGGACATATTCGACAAGATATTGAAAACCAAAAAAACAAATTAAACTCAAAAGAATATGCAATCCTTTTAACATCTTTAATTTACACTATAGACAGACTTGCCAATACAGTCGGGCATTTTGATGCATATATTAAAAAACCAATTGCAAAAAGACCTTTGAATTTTCGTTTAATTCAAACCGAAGATTTTGCAGGAACAAAAATTTATCGTGAAGATTCCAACAAATTGGTTAAAAAATTAAAAGGCGATATTGCGTACATCGATCCACCTTACAACTCAAGACAATACAGTCGATTTTATCATATTTATGAAAATTTGGTTCAATGGGAAAAACCAAAATTATATGGAGTTGCTCTAAAACCCGAACCGGAAAATATGAGTAAATATTGTACGGTCAAAGCGAAAGGTGCTTTCAAGGATTTGGCAGAGAATTTAGATGTAAAGTATTTCGCAGTTTCATACAACAATACATACAAACCAAAGAGTAAATCTTCAGCTAATAAAATTGAATATCATGAAATAGTTGAGATTTTAAATAATGTTGGAAAAACTAAAATTTTTCATACAATTTATGAGATTAAAGGAATTAAATATAAAGAGTCATTATTGATAACAGAGAAGTAG
- a CDS encoding IS3 family transposase (programmed frameshift): MKRRKYSKEFKIKAVELSNVRGNTKQIAMELGISADLIYRWRRELEQRPDLAFSGNGVKQLTEDQKELERLRKQLKDVTMERDNLKKGREHLLQERSEVLKFIKDYSREYPVGKMCKIFKISRNSYYRSKNYVPSDRDGKNRMLLSEIHRICERSKSTYGSPRITEELKAKGFKVSRSRVARLMKKHGIKAVRKKKFVVTTDSKHQYPVADNVLDRDFKATAAAQKWVSDITYLKTAQGWLYLTVIIDLFDRKVIGWSLSNGLKARQTIIAAWRMAVNNRMPCEGMIFHSDRGVQYASHAFVNILKSYHVTPSMSRKGNCWDNAVAESFFKTIKTELMIDNKFISNKSIQIKVFEYIETWYNRYRRHSALGYKNIIEFEKLYQIKNVA, encoded by the exons ATGAAACGAAGAAAATACAGTAAAGAGTTTAAAATTAAAGCAGTAGAATTAAGCAATGTACGAGGTAACACAAAGCAGATTGCCATGGAATTGGGAATCAGTGCAGATCTTATTTACAGATGGCGTAGAGAATTAGAACAGCGTCCTGATTTAGCTTTTAGCGGTAATGGCGTCAAACAACTCACAGAAGATCAGAAAGAGTTAGAGCGATTACGTAAACAGCTCAAGGATGTTACCATGGAGCGGGATA ATCTTAAAAAAGGCCGTGAGCATCTTCTCCAAGAGCGATCGGAAGTATTGAAATTTATCAAAGATTACAGTAGAGAATATCCGGTTGGGAAGATGTGTAAAATTTTTAAAATTAGTAGAAACAGTTATTACAGGAGTAAGAATTATGTTCCATCAGATAGAGATGGAAAAAATCGTATGCTACTCTCTGAGATTCACCGTATCTGTGAGCGAAGTAAATCTACTTATGGAAGTCCTAGAATTACAGAGGAACTCAAAGCTAAAGGGTTTAAAGTATCTAGGTCTAGGGTAGCACGATTGATGAAAAAACACGGGATTAAAGCAGTTCGTAAAAAGAAATTTGTTGTCACGACAGATTCTAAGCATCAATATCCAGTAGCTGATAATGTATTGGATAGAGATTTTAAAGCTACCGCTGCTGCACAGAAATGGGTTTCTGATATTACCTATTTAAAGACTGCACAAGGATGGCTGTACTTAACGGTAATTATTGACCTGTTTGATCGTAAAGTCATTGGTTGGTCTTTGAGCAATGGACTCAAAGCAAGACAAACTATCATTGCTGCATGGAGAATGGCTGTAAACAACAGAATGCCTTGTGAAGGTATGATTTTTCATTCTGATCGAGGTGTACAATACGCATCTCATGCGTTTGTTAATATCCTTAAAAGTTATCATGTAACACCCAGTATGAGTAGAAAAGGAAACTGTTGGGATAATGCAGTAGCTGAATCTTTTTTTAAAACAATCAAAACAGAACTAATGATAGACAATAAGTTTATATCCAACAAAAGTATTCAAATTAAAGTCTTTGAATACATAGAAACTTGGTACAACAGATACAGAAGACATTCTGCTCTTGGTTACAAAAATATCATCGAATTTGAAAAATTATATCAAATCAAAAATGTAGCTTAA
- a CDS encoding helix-turn-helix domain-containing protein has product MTSKKNYNRIRVVLAEQDRTNKWLAEKVGKNRTTVSRWCTNDMQPSIETLAEIAEILDVDIRELLLPTKK; this is encoded by the coding sequence ATGACCAGTAAAAAGAATTATAATAGAATACGGGTAGTTTTAGCTGAACAAGACAGAACAAACAAATGGTTAGCTGAAAAAGTAGGTAAAAATAGGACGACTGTTTCAAGATGGTGTACAAATGATATGCAACCGTCTATTGAGACTTTAGCAGAAATTGCTGAAATTCTAGATGTTGATATTAGAGAATTATTATTACCGACTAAAAAGTAA
- a CDS encoding DUF1016 family protein, translating into MNDLTTYNEFFKEIVNTISSTKYEAYKALNKHHIAQNFEIGKLIVQNQEKNNWGKSIVDTLSKDINKIIDGVKGYSPQNLWRMRQFYLEYKDNADLLELALTIPWGQNLLILHQVKDIEERAYYLDATNKLGWSRAVLLNQIKANAYQHHLKDPKQSNFEKALPVHLSEQANEAMKSEYNLDFLGITKPILEKELENRLVENIRDLLLELGYGFSFIGNQYRLKLNQKEYFIDLLFYHRILKCLVAIELKTVEFEPEFAGKMNFYLELLDEQEKQPDDNPSIGIILCPIKDNLEVEYTLRTNNKPIGVSSYKLTQELPSNLKGKVPTSEELKRMLTMAINNSGDSDKSKSND; encoded by the coding sequence ATGAATGATTTAACTACATATAATGAATTTTTCAAAGAGATTGTCAACACAATCAGTTCTACTAAATATGAAGCTTATAAAGCACTAAACAAACATCATATTGCTCAAAATTTTGAAATTGGGAAACTGATTGTCCAAAACCAAGAAAAGAATAATTGGGGAAAATCTATTGTTGATACCTTATCCAAAGACATTAATAAAATCATTGATGGTGTAAAAGGCTACTCTCCTCAGAATTTATGGAGAATGAGGCAATTCTACTTAGAATACAAAGATAATGCTGACTTATTAGAATTAGCGTTAACCATTCCTTGGGGGCAAAATTTATTAATCCTTCATCAAGTAAAAGATATTGAAGAAAGAGCATATTACTTAGACGCTACGAACAAATTGGGTTGGAGTAGAGCCGTTCTACTCAACCAAATAAAAGCAAATGCTTATCAACATCATTTAAAAGACCCTAAACAAAGTAATTTTGAAAAAGCATTGCCAGTTCATTTATCCGAACAAGCTAATGAAGCAATGAAGAGTGAATATAATCTTGACTTTCTTGGAATTACCAAACCTATTTTGGAAAAAGAACTAGAAAATAGGTTAGTTGAAAATATTCGTGATTTACTCCTTGAACTTGGTTACGGTTTTAGCTTTATAGGCAATCAGTACCGACTAAAACTGAACCAAAAAGAATACTTCATTGACCTTCTGTTTTATCACAGGATATTGAAATGTTTGGTAGCTATTGAATTAAAGACTGTTGAATTTGAGCCTGAATTTGCAGGTAAGATGAACTTCTATCTTGAATTATTGGATGAACAAGAGAAACAACCAGACGACAATCCATCTATCGGAATAATTCTTTGCCCAATAAAAGACAATCTTGAAGTTGAATACACATTGAGAACAAATAATAAACCGATTGGAGTTTCTTCGTATAAGTTAACACAGGAATTACCTAGCAATCTGAAAGGAAAGGTTCCTACATCAGAAGAATTAAAACGAATGCTAACAATGGCTATAAATAATAGCGGGGATAGTGATAAATCAAAGAGCAATGACTAA
- a CDS encoding transposase, translating to MYKNDGYVRRYSESFKLKVLAELTKGNHSKRQIALTYGIQSSTINVWIKKYDRKDLMNTRVTVQTDDELSRIKALQKELKQLKDLLIKKDLDKLVNDSYLEVAAENLGYKNVEELKKNLNIKP from the coding sequence ATGTATAAAAATGATGGATATGTAAGACGTTATAGTGAGAGTTTTAAACTCAAAGTATTAGCAGAACTTACCAAAGGAAACCATTCCAAAAGACAAATTGCCTTAACTTACGGCATACAATCTAGTACGATAAACGTATGGATTAAAAAATATGACCGTAAAGATTTAATGAACACCCGTGTAACCGTGCAAACAGACGACGAATTATCCCGTATTAAAGCCCTTCAAAAAGAGCTAAAACAACTCAAAGATCTTCTTATTAAAAAGGATCTAGATAAACTTGTGAATGATAGTTATCTTGAAGTAGCTGCTGAAAATCTTGGCTATAAAAATGTTGAAGAATTAAAAAAAAACTTAAACATAAAGCCTTAA
- a CDS encoding IS3 family transposase, whose translation MKIAPINRKKRRYAIATICNAFELKRDAYYKYQKRFVLKKQIEQNVIMLVKKSRKTLPREGTRKLMKSLHNDFRKQNINIGRDQLFRILKENNLLIRRKKYSSKTTNSYHRFYKYKNIIKDLIINRPNQVWASDITYIRTINGFCYLALITDMYSRKIVGYDISDSLELKGCVRALNKAIYQTKNTEEIIHHSDRGIQYCSNVYTQILKRKKIQISMTQENHCYENAMAERVNGILKDEFFLDQTFTNINHAKKATKNAIKLYNNKRLHLSLDYKTPNYVHKNVA comes from the coding sequence ATGAAAATAGCACCGATTAATAGAAAAAAAAGAAGGTACGCCATCGCTACTATTTGTAATGCTTTCGAGTTAAAAAGAGATGCTTATTACAAATATCAAAAAAGGTTTGTTCTTAAAAAACAAATAGAACAAAATGTAATAATGCTTGTTAAAAAAAGCAGGAAAACATTACCCAGAGAAGGTACTAGAAAGCTAATGAAATCCTTACATAATGATTTTAGGAAACAGAATATAAATATAGGTAGAGACCAGTTATTTAGAATCTTAAAAGAAAATAATTTGTTAATTAGAAGGAAAAAATATTCTTCTAAAACAACCAACTCTTACCATCGTTTTTATAAATATAAAAATATCATAAAAGACCTGATCATTAATAGACCTAACCAAGTTTGGGCTTCGGATATTACCTATATAAGAACTATAAATGGATTTTGTTATTTAGCACTTATTACTGATATGTATTCAAGAAAAATAGTAGGCTATGATATTAGTGATAGTTTAGAACTTAAAGGCTGTGTTAGAGCTTTAAATAAAGCTATTTATCAAACTAAAAATACCGAAGAAATCATACATCATTCTGATAGAGGAATACAATATTGTAGCAATGTTTATACTCAAATTTTGAAAAGAAAAAAGATACAAATCAGTATGACCCAAGAAAATCATTGCTACGAAAACGCAATGGCCGAAAGAGTTAACGGAATTTTAAAAGATGAATTCTTCCTCGACCAAACATTTACAAATATCAATCACGCCAAAAAAGCAACAAAAAATGCAATCAAATTATATAATAATAAAAGATTACATTTATCTTTAGATTATAAAACACCTAATTACGTGCACAAAAATGTAGCATAA
- a CDS encoding transposase, with amino-acid sequence MKTNEIIGIDVSKLLIDVCIYSKQIVQQFENSKSGFKLMLKWSFKNSSFSKEETMFVFEHTGMYSHLLSVSLTEQKLSFFIASGLEIKRSIGIARGKDDQIDAKRIALYGYRLKEELKPSKLPKRSILQLKSLLSLRTKLNKQRAGFKVTLKEQKRIYKAKEYKIIFDVQQKMIAELTKQIHKINTQMQAIIDQNIMLKETYKLVTSVKGIGMQTAIMMIVFTDNFSKFENWRKFASYCGVAPFPYQSGTSIKGRTKVSHLANKKLKAIINMCAISAIQHNPEMKLYYHKRIKQGKSKMSTVNIIRNKLIARVFAVVKRQTPYVDTFKFAA; translated from the coding sequence ATGAAAACAAATGAAATTATCGGAATCGATGTCAGTAAATTATTAATTGATGTTTGTATCTATTCTAAACAAATTGTTCAACAGTTTGAGAACAGTAAATCTGGATTTAAATTAATGCTAAAGTGGAGTTTTAAAAATTCGTCTTTCTCTAAAGAAGAAACCATGTTTGTATTTGAACATACAGGAATGTACTCTCATTTATTATCTGTGTCTTTAACTGAACAAAAATTATCTTTTTTCATAGCTTCTGGTTTAGAAATTAAAAGATCTATTGGTATTGCTCGTGGAAAGGATGACCAAATTGATGCCAAACGCATTGCTCTATATGGGTATCGATTAAAAGAAGAACTTAAACCCAGTAAGCTACCTAAAAGAAGTATATTACAACTAAAAAGTCTCTTATCTTTAAGGACAAAACTTAACAAACAAAGAGCTGGTTTTAAAGTTACTTTGAAAGAACAAAAAAGAATTTATAAAGCAAAAGAGTATAAAATAATCTTTGACGTTCAACAAAAAATGATTGCAGAACTAACCAAACAAATACACAAGATTAATACTCAAATGCAAGCTATTATTGACCAAAATATAATGTTAAAAGAAACCTATAAACTTGTTACTAGTGTTAAAGGTATAGGAATGCAAACTGCTATAATGATGATTGTGTTTACTGACAATTTTTCAAAATTTGAAAACTGGAGAAAGTTTGCCTCTTATTGTGGTGTTGCTCCTTTTCCTTACCAATCTGGAACTAGTATTAAAGGACGTACAAAAGTCTCTCATTTGGCTAATAAAAAATTGAAAGCAATTATTAATATGTGCGCTATTTCTGCTATACAACATAACCCAGAAATGAAATTATACTATCATAAAAGAATAAAACAAGGCAAAAGTAAAATGAGTACCGTTAACATTATTAGAAACAAATTAATAGCAAGAGTGTTTGCCGTTGTCAAACGACAAACACCCTATGTAGATACTTTTAAATTTGCTGCATAA
- a CDS encoding DDE-type integrase/transposase/recombinase produces the protein MSKAIFIHIVSADRPNHTWHMDVSQFKTLDNVRFYIYTVVDNFSRKIVSHYISKRLSARIRVKSLRQAIKNEFDVEIKDQSLDLIVDSGSENNNKTVANFIKNCEVSIQKKIALKDVTFSNSIVEGPYKIMKSFYFRKQDIYSWTIKDDLEYFVFDYNYNKPCHKHKYFMPNEVHLNPDILESKPILTNCNHARLDANRNYCCKQIVA, from the coding sequence ATGTCTAAAGCTATATTCATACATATTGTATCTGCTGACCGTCCGAACCATACTTGGCACATGGATGTGTCTCAATTTAAGACTTTAGATAATGTGAGATTCTATATCTATACGGTAGTGGATAATTTCTCTCGTAAGATTGTATCGCATTATATTTCAAAACGTTTGTCAGCTCGTATTCGTGTTAAGAGTTTACGTCAAGCGATTAAGAATGAATTTGATGTTGAAATTAAAGACCAGAGTTTGGATTTAATTGTAGATAGCGGTTCTGAGAATAATAACAAAACGGTTGCCAACTTTATCAAAAATTGCGAGGTATCTATTCAAAAGAAAATAGCACTTAAAGATGTTACATTTTCTAATTCCATCGTTGAAGGACCTTATAAAATCATGAAGAGTTTTTACTTTAGAAAGCAAGATATTTATTCATGGACAATCAAAGATGACCTTGAGTATTTTGTGTTTGATTATAATTATAATAAACCCTGTCATAAACATAAGTATTTCATGCCTAACGAAGTCCACCTCAATCCTGATATTCTGGAATCTAAACCTATTTTAACAAACTGTAATCACGCCCGATTGGATGCCAACAGAAACTACTGTTGTAAACAGATTGTGGCATAA
- a CDS encoding KilA-N domain-containing protein, with the protein MSSKIKKIEVEEKIISITSYNENDYICLTDMVRGEEGSDHIRNWMRNRNTVEFLGIWEQLYNPNFKGVEFDRFKKEAGLNSFNLTPKKWIESTNAIGIVSKSGRYGGTYAHKDLAFEFGAWISPMFKLLLIKEFQRLKEIENNQYNLEWNVKRILSKVNYTIQTDAVKDYILPQSNYTKDTQWLAYAEEADILNVALFKCTAKQWRDANPKLEKEGKNLRDIASINELAVLSNLESANADMIREGISKEERFAKLYKIAQYQKEILDKQDFLKSIKKTSEDIYLDSNKSNELPES; encoded by the coding sequence ATGAGTTCAAAGATTAAAAAAATAGAAGTCGAAGAAAAAATTATTTCCATAACTAGTTATAATGAAAATGATTATATCTGCTTAACGGATATGGTAAGAGGTGAAGAAGGAAGTGACCATATTAGAAATTGGATGAGAAACCGAAATACGGTTGAATTTTTAGGTATTTGGGAACAATTGTATAACCCTAATTTTAAAGGTGTCGAATTCGACAGGTTTAAAAAAGAAGCTGGACTAAATTCATTTAATCTTACTCCAAAAAAATGGATAGAAAGTACAAATGCTATCGGAATAGTTTCAAAAAGCGGAAGATATGGTGGTACATACGCTCATAAAGATTTAGCATTTGAATTTGGGGCTTGGATAAGTCCAATGTTCAAATTGTTACTCATAAAAGAATTTCAGAGGCTAAAAGAAATTGAAAACAATCAGTACAACCTAGAATGGAATGTAAAACGTATATTGAGTAAAGTAAACTATACCATTCAAACAGATGCTGTTAAAGATTATATATTACCGCAATCGAATTACACCAAAGACACTCAATGGTTAGCCTATGCTGAAGAAGCTGATATTTTGAATGTGGCACTATTCAAATGCACGGCGAAACAATGGCGGGATGCCAATCCAAAATTAGAGAAAGAAGGTAAAAACTTACGCGATATTGCTAGCATTAATGAATTGGCAGTTTTATCGAATTTAGAATCTGCTAACGCTGATATGATAAGAGAAGGCATAAGCAAAGAAGAACGTTTTGCCAAACTTTATAAAATAGCTCAGTATCAAAAAGAAATACTGGATAAACAAGATTTTTTAAAGTCCATAAAGAAAACATCAGAGGATATTTACCTAGATTCAAATAAATCCAATGAATTGCCTGAATCATAA
- a CDS encoding IS4 family transposase: MKKTNASTKSSELNSVLSSHFQGKINLARIKLISHFIIALCKVQTVTFEKVANAFETSVDSKSSLRRIQRFIADYSLDGDLIARLIFSLLPKQEGLILSIDRTNWKFGQTNINIFKLGVVYKGVAFPLLFTMLDKPGNSNSQERIDLVNRFIRLFGKDVIKSIVADREFVGNHWLDFLNTNGIKYYIRIRNNFKVELPDKNKTIKVFHLFNPHKINEFVYYPKIVRVNGQLCFLSGCKLYPKNGKPDFLIIVSFNAPDKAFEQYKERWQIEMCFKAMKASGFDIENTHLQDIKRIEKLVLLVMMAFVWCYKVGIYLHQIKPIKIKKHGRMAKSIFKYGLDYIASVLLNPVNQNNMNLTKFLSCT, encoded by the coding sequence ATGAAAAAAACCAATGCTTCCACTAAAAGTAGTGAATTAAATTCAGTTTTAAGTTCTCATTTCCAAGGTAAGATCAATTTGGCAAGAATCAAACTCATATCACATTTCATTATCGCCCTCTGTAAGGTACAGACAGTTACCTTTGAAAAGGTAGCCAACGCTTTTGAGACCTCAGTAGATTCGAAGTCATCACTCAGACGTATTCAAAGATTTATTGCTGATTATTCGTTGGATGGAGATTTGATCGCTCGTCTTATATTTAGTCTCCTTCCTAAGCAAGAGGGATTGATCTTGAGTATTGATAGGACCAATTGGAAGTTTGGTCAGACCAACATCAACATTTTTAAGTTGGGAGTTGTCTATAAAGGTGTTGCCTTCCCATTGTTATTTACTATGTTAGATAAGCCAGGGAACTCTAACAGTCAGGAGCGTATTGATCTTGTGAATCGTTTCATAAGACTTTTTGGCAAAGATGTTATTAAATCCATTGTAGCCGATAGAGAGTTTGTAGGTAATCATTGGTTGGATTTCTTGAATACAAATGGAATCAAATATTATATCCGCATTCGAAACAACTTTAAGGTAGAGCTTCCTGATAAGAACAAAACCATCAAAGTATTTCACTTGTTTAATCCACATAAGATCAATGAGTTTGTGTATTATCCTAAAATTGTACGTGTTAATGGTCAGCTTTGTTTCCTTTCCGGATGCAAGTTGTACCCAAAAAATGGAAAGCCTGATTTCTTAATCATTGTATCGTTCAACGCTCCTGATAAGGCCTTTGAACAATACAAAGAACGATGGCAGATAGAGATGTGTTTTAAAGCAATGAAAGCCAGTGGCTTTGATATTGAAAACACACACCTGCAAGATATTAAGCGTATTGAAAAATTAGTACTGCTTGTAATGATGGCTTTCGTATGGTGTTACAAAGTTGGTATATATTTACATCAGATTAAGCCTATCAAAATAAAAAAGCATGGAAGAATGGCTAAAAGCATATTCAAATATGGATTAGATTATATCGCTTCTGTGCTATTAAACCCTGTAAATCAAAACAATATGAACTTGACTAAATTTTTGTCATGTACTTAG
- a CDS encoding GAF domain-containing protein: protein MKINALKNSIEKMISSSSGKEQKLQGICDFLESAVPHYDWVGFYFKNGNKEELKLAQFTGEPTEHTIIPFGKGICGQVALSNKNFVVQDVTSQENYISCGWKVKSEIVIPILVNGENVGQIDIDSHTSHPFTKKDEELLVFVCRQVATIL from the coding sequence ATGAAGATAAATGCGCTAAAAAATAGTATAGAAAAAATGATTTCTTCAAGTTCCGGAAAAGAACAAAAACTGCAAGGGATTTGTGACTTTCTCGAAAGTGCTGTTCCACATTATGACTGGGTTGGGTTTTACTTTAAAAATGGAAATAAAGAAGAATTGAAATTAGCTCAATTTACCGGTGAACCTACCGAACATACCATTATCCCTTTTGGAAAAGGAATCTGCGGGCAAGTAGCTTTGAGTAATAAAAATTTTGTGGTACAAGATGTAACTTCTCAAGAAAATTATATTTCTTGCGGATGGAAAGTAAAATCGGAAATTGTGATTCCCATTTTGGTAAATGGAGAAAATGTCGGCCAGATAGACATAGATTCCCATACATCTCATCCGTTTACTAAAAAAGATGAGGAATTGTTAGTCTTTGTATGCCGACAAGTAGCAACCATACTATAG